CGCGGCGCATACGAACGAGATCGCGGCCATGGCGACCATGTACCAGGCGATGGGAACGTAGCTCTCCGTGAGGCCGAGCAGGTACGTGGCGATCAGTGGTGCGATCGCGCCACTGGCGATCGTGCCGAGGGTGTATCCGAGCGAGAGGCCGGAGTACCGCACGGCCGGCTCGTACACCTCGGCGAAGAATGTCCCCAGGACCCCGAAGGAACACGAGAAGGCGAGGAAGAACATCACATACCCGAGCAGGGCCAACGGATACTGACCGGTCTGCAGGAGCCAGAACCAGGGGAAGGCGAGGAGTCCCATCGCCACGGTCCCGCCGAGGTAGAGCCGCTTGCGCCCGAAGCGGTCCGAAAGCCTGCCGAAGACCGGCAACGTGATGGCGCAGGTTGCCGCACCGACCAGCACGAGAGAGAGTGTCGCCGTGCGGTCGAACCCGATCTGAGTGGTGACGTAGCTCGCCCCGAAGACGCTGATGATGTAGAAGGTCACGCCGCAGACGATGTAGCTGCCGGCCGTCAGGAGCAGCTGCCGAGGGTATTTGCGAAGCAGGAGGACAAGGGGCACCTTGACGGTTGCCGACGCGTTCTTGACCTCGGAGAAGCTGGGGCTCTCACTCACCTTGAGCCGGATGATCAGGCCCGCGATCGCAAGACATCCGCCGAGCCAGAACGGGACTCGCCACCCCCAGGAGAGGAACGCTTCGTCAGCGAGAGTCGCCCCGAGCGCCAGGTAGATGGTGTTGCCGAGGATGAGACCGAGCGGGACGCCGACCTGTACCCACCCGCCGACAAGCCCTTTCCGGCCTCGGTCAGCATGCTCGACGGCCATGAGGATCGCCCCGCCGTACTCGCCGCCGAGAGACAGCCCCTGAATGAAGCGCAGCAGCACGAGCAGAAGAGGCGCCGCCAACCCGATCTGCGCATACGTGGGGACGAATCCGATCAGGCCGGTCGTGATCCCCATGAGCGTCAAGGTCAGGATCAGCATGGACTTGCGGCCGACCTTGTCGCCGAAGTGGCCGGCGATGATGCCGCCGAGTGGTCGTGCGATGAACGCGACCGAGAACGAAGCAAGTGACAGCAGGGTGCCGGTGGTGGGGTCGAGCTGGGGGAAGAAGAGTTGATTGAACAGGAGCGCCGCGGCAGTCCCGTAGATG
The sequence above is a segment of the Microbacterium sp. Root553 genome. Coding sequences within it:
- a CDS encoding MFS transporter yields the protein MTSTTKLQSNERKRGSSTSRERRNASLSSLVGTTLEWYDFFIYGTAAALLFNQLFFPQLDPTTGTLLSLASFSVAFIARPLGGIIAGHFGDKVGRKSMLILTLTLMGITTGLIGFVPTYAQIGLAAPLLLVLLRFIQGLSLGGEYGGAILMAVEHADRGRKGLVGGWVQVGVPLGLILGNTIYLALGATLADEAFLSWGWRVPFWLGGCLAIAGLIIRLKVSESPSFSEVKNASATVKVPLVLLLRKYPRQLLLTAGSYIVCGVTFYIISVFGASYVTTQIGFDRTATLSLVLVGAATCAITLPVFGRLSDRFGRKRLYLGGTVAMGLLAFPWFWLLQTGQYPLALLGYVMFFLAFSCSFGVLGTFFAEVYEPAVRYSGLSLGYTLGTIASGAIAPLIATYLLGLTESYVPIAWYMVAMAAISFVCAAFLKDVHRD